The Cicer arietinum cultivar CDC Frontier isolate Library 1 chromosome 1, Cicar.CDCFrontier_v2.0, whole genome shotgun sequence genome contains the following window.
caaaaataacaATTCTAATGATCACAAGACTTCATTTTTATAGTTTGTCAGAGTGCCAAAAATCTTACAGCCGACTTTATCAAAAGATATATAACTTTATCATCTTCCTAATTTTAACGAGTTCACACAAGAATTAGTATCCACACTTGtttgtaataataatgataaaattttgCCTATGTTCAGTTCCAAATTTAGAGTAATtagaattaattataaaataataaaactgatTTTAACATACATGTTTGGTCTCGATCaggtataattgattttatttataaaattaattctaatttaaaattataatttataatttttatattaaaatttatcattcaacttttatatatatatatatatatatatatatatatataccacttTAATTACATTCATATTACTTTTAAGTTAAATCaatttattcataattaatttttatcaccATAAATATGTACTTTGTTTAATAACATGcacaaataaaatagtattaaaCCATATCCATATATATAAGTTTTTCTACCACCCTTTCACATAATCACATCTTCCGAAGGTTTTGATTGAgtagtatattaaaaaaattgtatttttataaaataagtttattaTATACCATTAATATAATGGTAAGATTTTATTAATCcaataatagaaataaatttattcttaatggtaaaaaaataattaagtttattgtTGGTGCAAAATCACATCCTATAGAATCGGCCTAATATATACTACCAGATTATGACGAACAAAAAATTAGTCCAACGTGCATGTAAGTGGGACCTCCCACTTTCTTTGTATAGCTAGTATGATGAATTGGATGTTGGGATGAAGTTTCAACACCAGACAGGTATTTTAACCgcatttatttatgaaaataaattatgtctAGATTTTTTTAAGCAAATAATTTCTATAGTTGAACTCTCTTACACCAAGTAAATGGACTCAATAAAttaatgaattataattaaGAAACAAAGGAGAATTcgaattcaaatataaattaaaataatttttttagcatGTATTATTTACTTAGGTTTTGATTGAgtagtatattaaaaaaattgtatttttataaaataagtttattaTATACCATTAATATAATGGTAAGATTTTATTAATCcaataatagaaataaatttattcttaatggtaaaaaaataattaagtttattgtTGGTGCAAAATCACATCCTATAGAATCGGCCTAATATATACTACCAGATTATGACGAACAAAAAATTAGTCCAACGTGCATGTAAGTGGGACCTCCCACTTTCTTTGTATAGCTAGTATGATGAATTGGATGTTGGGATGAAGTTTCAACACCAGACAGGTATTTTAACCgcatttatttatgaaaataaattatgtctAGATTTTTTTAAGCAAATAATTTCTATAGTTGAACTCTCTTACACCAAGTAAATGGACTCAATAAAttaatgaattataattaaGAAACAAAGGAGAATTcgaattcaaatataaattaaaataatttttttagcatgtattatttactttttaaacgaattttaaaatattataattttattcatctagaaaatatttgatctcTCGTGATAAAAACTAtactaaaaatatgttaaaaaaaattataatagaaatacataattaatattttattgatattataaaataataaataaaataaaaatatatttttatcaaaattacttatacaaatatatatgaagatattatttattttccaaTTGCCATTTCTTAAAACACCATGATAAAAGTTGGAATacttagttattattatttttcgttATCTTAATAAGCTTAATCACTTTACTAATTATTACATCAGTCCGAAAGTCCATTTGAAATCCCACAAAGTGTCAACTTTCAAAGGGTTTAGAATAAAGTAACTTTCCAAAAATGTTTTCTTTTACCAAAATGTCTTATTTTGATGCAATTAATTTCTCAAAGACATTGACATTATACTAAAAATTGTGTACGTAAAATCTaatttaatcattaatattaatattattaaattatatatatttacttaaatttaaatttaaaatctcacacttatatatataagtaatatttattattacgtttaaaaaatattttacaattattattgcaccaaaattaaattaaatattggactaaaagttaaaaaaagtaaaaaattgaaGTTCAAATTCTAATAAAGAAGTCAATACTagcataataattaaatattaaaattgtcaaaaaaaaaaaagagattaaaatacgTTGAATTTTACATTATTACAAGGATATATATTGATATCACTAGGATAAATAATGAATGAGACAAATACTTAAGGTAAAAAGCAATCTaagtttgtttatttatttatatagtaaaaaaaatttagaatcttaaattagaatttaaggaaatattattagattaaatattttattttgagttcaaactatatttattatctatacactttttttgtaaattttgtatataatttttaatttaattaattataatttcatcaaatttataattttatcaaaattttgtattttatgttaaCCACCTCTTAACCATGATGAAAAGCTAAAGGGAAGATTGTTGTTTTGTATGAGATCCTCCAACTCTGTATATAGCATAAATCGTTGCCTCTTCTGTATCTCCAATCCGCGTTAAAGTGGACCCCACAATATCGCTGAACCCAGCGCAGCAACTGTATTATTATTCCCTTCCAAACCcatgttctttatttttctatctacacaaatataattttttttcatacaattaaatattatacTACTCTCATTACTTCATCTAAATCGTTAGCTGTAAAAAcattatacaaaaatttaacCTTAAATATGAGattcttcatttaaaatatacgAGTTCAGTAAcgaaattatttgataaaaagtaTAACATATAAAGTTGATAATCTTTCATATTTCACCatagtgtaaaattattttagttaaaaaaaaaagttaaacttAATTTCCCAAACTTtcattatcttatttatttattcatccatccattcattcattatttcaatatttaattattatactatTACTCCCTTGAGTTTCAAAGATTCCACAAAATagctgatttttattttataggaaaATTGTAGCAACTTGGTTGAATTTGAAGCTTCATATTCATagaaacctttttttttttctttcattttctttctcattGTGGGGTCCTCTTTTTGACAGCCTAATCAACAGCCTGGAAATGGGTGTTTGTTTCCATTGCAAAAAATCACACTAAAAACTTAAACTTTATGCTATTTTCAGTAATGGGTTTCACGTAACCTCATTTTTTCCACACTTTCATCTTAATTTCTTCAACATTTTTCTACCACATTATTCAAACACACACTACTACTAAAAAGGTAAGTGTACATTGAATTTGgtttgtgttttaaatttttgagaaaCCATTGTGTTTTGTACATTTAATTTGATAGATCCGaggttgtttttgtttttgtcgttgttgttgttgcaggTTGTTTCTTTTTTCCTTCTATTGTGGTTTATGGCTTGGTGTTGTTGAACAAGATTTAAGAGAGAGAAACTAAGCAACAATGGTGATTGTGAAAGTGAAACTTGTTTTGGTTGTTGTTGCCGTTGTTAttgcattttttataaatgCTTCATTTGCATTATACACTCCACATGATAATTATCTAATTGCTTGTGGTTCTTCAAAAAGTATCAACTTTCAAGATCGTGTTTTTGTTCCTGATTCACAACATTCTACACTAGTGTTGAAAACTGGAAATTCTATTGGCGTTGTTGCTAATTCCAATTCTTCAAGTAGTGTTCCATCACCAATTTATCAATCAGCTAGGATTTTCACTGAAAAGGGTTCTTATAGATTTGAAGTTCAACAAGGTAGACATTGGGTTAGGCTTTATTTTTATCCTGTTTCAAACTCTATCCATAATTTGAGTTCAGCTTCTATAACTGTTGTTAGTGATGATTTTGTTCTATTGAGAAACTTCACTTTTAGGAACTATAGTGGTGGTTCTTATATGTTTAGAGAGTATGCTATTAATGTAACTTCTGATATTTTGACTGTAACCTTCATTCCTTCGAATGGTTCGGTTGCTTttgtgaatgcaattgaagttgTGTCTATGCCAGATGACTTGTTTGTCGATCAGGCATTGGCACTTAACCCAACATCCCCTTTTAACGGCCTTTCCGAACTCGCTTTCGAGACCGTTTACCGATTGAACATAGGAGGAACCTTGCTCACGGCCGAGAATGATACCTTGGGAAGGACTTGGGAGAATGATCAGAAGTATCTCCATGTGAACAGCTCGGTTACTAATGTGTCGGTCAGTCCTTCGAGCATTAGGTATCGACCGGGCGTTACGCCCGAGACAGCACCTAATGAGGTCTATGCCAGTGCTGAAGCAATGGGGGATGCAAATGTAGCCAATTCAATTTTCAACATTACTTGGGTTTTTATTGTTGATCCAGATTTCTCGTATTTTATACGGCTGCACTTTTGCGATATTATTAGCAACTCAATGAACAATTTGGTGTTCAATGTATTTATAAATACTGATATAGCTATTGGAAGCCTTGACCTTTCATCAATGACTAATGGTTTGGCTTTGCCTTACTATAAGGACTTTGTTTCTAATGCTTCATCGGACAACACTTTGACGGTTAGCGTCGGTCCTGATACAATGGCAGACATTACTAATGCAACTATGAATGGATTGGAGATAATGAAAATCAGCAATGGATTGAAGAGTTTGGATGGACTTTCTTCGGTCAATAGTCTGCTTCCTAGTTCATCATCGAACAAGAACAAGATAGGTATAATTGTTGGTTCCGCTGCCGGGGCTGTTGTTGCCTTAGCTCTTGTTGGTTTGTGTTATTGCTGCATTGTGAGAAACAAGTCAAAGTCTCCTCAACACGGACATTCATGGCTACCTTTGCCCTTATATGGAAATTCTCAGACAATGACTAAAATGTCAACAACTTCACAGAAGAGTGGAGCAAGTGGCATTTCTTTGGCGTCAACGAATCTCGGACGGTTCTTCACTTTCCAAGAAATCCTAGATGCAACCAACAAATTCGATGAGAAGCTTCTACTTGGTGTTGGTGGTTTTGGCAGGGTTTATCAGGGATCCCTTGATGATGGGACTGATGTAGCCGTCAAAAGGGGGAATCCTAGATCTGAACAAGGTCTTGCTGAATTCCGAACAGAAATTGAGATGTTATCCAAACTTCGTCATCGTCATCTTGTGTCACTAATCGGTTATTGTGATGAGAGGTCAGAAATGATTCTTGTCTATGAATACATGGCTAATGGTCCCCTGCGGAGTCATTTGTATGGAACAGACCTACCGCCTTTATCGTGGAAGCAGCGGCTCGAGATTTGCATCGGAGCAGCAAGAGGCCTTCATTATCTCCACACCGGTGCATCACAAAGCATAATTCATCGAGATGTGAAGACAACAAACATTCTCTTAGATGATAACTTTGTTGCTAAAGTTGCTGATTTTGGCCTCTCCAAAACTGGTCCTGCACTTGATCAGACTCATGTGAGCACTGCGGTTAAAGGTAGTTTTGGTTATCTTGATCCAGAATACTTTAGAAGGCAGCAACTCACAGAGAAATCGGATGTTTATTCATTCGGAGTAGTTTTAATGGAAGTGCTATGCACAAGACCAGCGTTGAACCCTGTCCTTCCGAGGGAACAGGTTAATATAGCCGAATGGGCGATGAACTGGCAAAAGAAAGGAATGCTTGATCAAATCATGGATCAACATCTGGTGGGAAAGGTCAATCCTGCTTCGCTTAAGAAGTTCGGGGAGACAGCCGAGAAGTGTTTGGCTGAGTATGGAGTCGATAGGCCATCGATGGGAGATGTTTTATGGAATCTTGAATATGCTTTGCAGCTCCAAGAGACTTCGTCAGCACTCATGGAACCCGAAGATAACAGCACGAACCACATTACCGGAATTCAGTTGACCCGTCTCGAGAATTTTGATAACAGTGTGAGTATGATTGACGGGAGCAACTCTGTCACAGATGATGATGCGGAAGACGCTGCTACAAGTGCAGTGTTCTCTCAATTGGTAAATCCACGCGGAAGATGAGTTCTTTCTGTGTATCGAATATCGATGATTCTGGCCAAAAACCCATTAAGTGTGGTGGCTGTTCTGGCCTTTGGACTAATTGAAAAGTCCTGCTTAATGAATGAAGGTTATTTTCTGTTTGGTTATTTACTTTTgtaatcttttttgtttttttacctATAAGCAAATTACTATATAATATTTGAGTGGTACTGACGAGTACCAAATAGATGGTTAGAAATTGTATGTATGTTATCTATAAGATTCTGTTGTACTTTGTATAAGGCAATTAAGAGTTCAGCTCCAATAGTTGTTCATTCACTTTACAACAAAAGTTCTTTAGAAAATGGATCAACTGTTTTCAAAACATACTGCTTCTGATAAGTTAACTTGCTTTGCTTTTCTGGTTTCTAGTAATTCTCAATAGATATACTGTTTACTTTctgaaaaaattattcattttaaattactaaCTAGGAGATAGAAGATTCGGGCAGTGAACAATTGTGACAAAGAGAAGATGAAAGACAAGCTAGGAAGAGTGTATTTTtagaaacaatgaaaacaaagtGTCAACATTTTCAACATTTCTGAAAATGCTAGATATGTTTCtaaaaattgtaaaagaaagtagtgaAAAAAATAATGCATCGATATTCTCTTATGTTTATTAGTTgaagtgaaaatgaaaacataaaatattagaaGTATAGTCATTGGGCCGCAAATCAATCTGATATCCAATAAAATGAAATTGACAGTAATCTGTTGAGAAGATCTTTAAGATGAATTATTATTTCATGTATAAATTATCACAAGGAGATGATTGATTTTGTCCTATAGTGATATAGAAgcaaagaaaattatttataatgaagaagaaaaaatcaagTTCTGTAATTAACTTGTTCAGTACATTGTTCTCCCAACTATGAAAtattttatgcaatttttttcttccaactTGTTTGTAGTTTCTCATTTCAGAATTATTGAGCTAAGAAGCTCTTTTCATTGACTTTTTTCTCCTCTACATAAATTTCTTCACTATCTTACTGTCCATTGTTTAATATATGATGAAAAAAGTCTCATGGAATTTGCCATGCCTATGCTTATATCACTATGCCACAACAGATTCCAATACAAGATGTTTTCATAATTACAAGTTTCAACAATGAATTTATGCATGATATCATAGGGTATGAATTGAGAAAGCCTTTGATATAATCACAATATTCAATCATTCATGAACAAACAAAGAAATACACTTCTTATTCAAAAGGAAATATGGttacaaaacaaatatattttttcttagtGTTACAACATTCAATCATTGATAAAAAGAACAACGAAAACTTCCAAATTTATCTTTTGCAAACTATACCATTACCACTGCTTGCACCACCAGTGCAATCCATCTTACCATATTCTACTATCTCCAAACCTTCCTGCACATAATCTTTAGCAGGAGAGAATATACAAGCAAGACAGTCCGCAGAAACAAGCGACGAGGTTCTATACTTGTCTTCCCCTCCAACTACCGGCATTGCCACGCCTGGCTTCGCCGGATTTTGAAAATCCGGCTGATAAGTCCTTCCAAGAACTCCTTCAACTTTGTACGATAAATCGTAGAATTTGAACTGCACATCCAAATGAGCGAAACAATCGTCATTAGGTATCTGATAGTTATGGATTCTACTATCCTCCTTAGTGACAGGCACCACATTGATGGATATTTCAGCGACTTCTGGGAGTGTAACAATGACACTATTCTTGTTTGACGTTCTCTCGACTCGAAGTTGATTTTCTTGGCTTTGCCATGAAGAGAGGTGACCTTTTGGGATAACAAGTTCCTTTCCATCATAAGTGAGCTTCAAATGGTCATCTTCATCATCCCAAATTGCTGATGGGGTTGCCTCAATGGAAAAATTGTGGGAATCAAGTAGGACTCCCAATGCTTGAATCCAAGTATAATCCCTTGGTCTCCCTTTTGGTCTAAGGCCAATAAAATGAGCATTGATTTGAAGGTTGACATCTGATACTAAGCTGAAATGCTCATTCCTTCTTCCATGGAAGTAGAAAACAATGCCATCTGCGCCGACGAATCGAGGGTCCAAGCATGCAGATCCTCGACCATTACAGTTCGGTTTACGACCTGCTCacatacaatatataataaacactTGTTATATTACAtcataaacaaaagaaaaatagaactACAAACAAAAGAATATGTTACTCTATTATGAAATTCACATGTATCCTCTTTTCAGAGTCAATCCTACTTGAGGCtggcaaaataataaaaataagatgtttcttaataagatatatttttcaCCAGGAATTGAAACAAACATCCCTCACTAAGAGGGGTCTTGTAAGGGTTTAAATAAAGGTACGTGACTATGATTTGAACTGCAACATAACAGTTTTTGATGTTGTCAAAATCGCGACTACAGCTAAGGTTGCATTGGTTACATTTGACTTTAATTCTCCACAACATCAAGAATCGCAATGCAACTGCAACCGCTATCACGACCTCTAATTAAAATCCTAATTCCGATACACATTCTCCACATTTGCGGCACTAACACGCTTTCTCACTAGGCCAATCCAATTGGATTGATCAAAAGAAAAGGCTAAACCAAGAATGAATATGAAATTATATCATGTACTAAACATAAATGATCTTACTTTTGCACTGAGTTTTACACACAGGAGAATCACAATCAAGATAACAAACTTTGGCTTTTGGGTTAGATGGTGATTTTGAAGGACACTGAGCAGGACATGGTAGTTTCCTAAGAAAACAAGGACTCTTACGGCTGGTACATGTCTGAGTATCAGCATTAATATGCATAACACATGATaacataaatacaaataataaagtAACCAACATTAAACATTTGTTGCTTAAGACACTCATGATTAAGAATCTCTTCTTTGATAGATACAATGAAAAAGATCAATGTAGCCTCTCTCCTTATATACTACATTTTAGGTAATACAAAACTTAACAAGTGGTTATTTTTGTACTGATTTTTAAGATGAACGTGAGTGGGATTAATTGATAGTTTGAATTCTATGTAGCATCTTTTACATTGTCAATAGTTATAATATATAGTAAGAACAATATTAAGTTGACTTAGTGCTTTTGAATGAGGACAAAAGCTTGTAATACAGAAGGGATTATTGACTTTCATTAAGTTAATTCAAATTCACCCATTTAAAGGTgccttaaaataattttcagtaGTTAAATAACAACATGAAGTTAGTTATgagaaaataaaatgcaatttaGTGTATAAATTTGGTgtggaaaatatatgttttttttttcttgtcaaTTTTCCTTTCAACGTACATTCGAACTTTACATGTTAAGTAATGTAgctgtcaaaatatttaaaattaaaagttagtTAACTTGGATTCTTGTATACATTGTtacgttatttttttaaaaaagtaaaatttagattttgtgGATCGAAATGAGATTTTCACTGTGCTACTTgtaagttttttatttcttcctattttatttttttgtaagtattcgtaaatataattgaattgaaagataattaaaatttgttggataaatatttttgttatatatcaAACTTATGTACCATTAATCAATTCAACATTAATAGGAGTTTAGTAATCGgattaattttctatatttaaaaaatatgtttgaaaaaaatactattttcatGCAAGAAATTAGCACCTAAATTATTTCTTATGTGTAAATTTAAGGTTGTTTATAAATTGGACTCATGATTTTACAGAAGCTAATCAGATTGATGATGATTTAgcaaaatataatttgaatttgaactaccattttaggatttttgattttCCTCCTACATTTCTTGTGATTCCTTTCCTAAATTTTTTTAGGTTTTTCTTTGAAATATAATCCATTTTGacctaaagaaaaaaaaattgtgacgactaagttgaagaaaaattccataagattaaaaataaaattttaaaatgtttaataaaaaaataacaaaaaaatacaaaaagtaaataaataaataaaaaatgtttgtgAACGCGTTTTAGTGTGGCATCTTCACGGAGCTTCTTATTACAAAGCTGAGAAGTGAGAATCAAATCTTCACCGAAACATGGCGGCGTGGACAGCGGCAGCTCGGCAAGCCATCAATATCGGACGCCTCTCCTCACCCAAGTCGGCTTCATTCGTTCATCGGCGCGGTTTGGCTGGCTCCGCCGGTATTTTCCTCtctcttattattttctatcCTTCATTGTATTCGCCGCAAAGGGTTTTCCATGATTACTGCAAATTTCAAATCTTTGAATCCAATTTACTCTGCTCTAGTCTTCCTAGTTAAATGCCCATtccataattaattaaattgttattttgcaatgttcattttttgtgtgtgtatcAAGacgaaataattaaattattatattactaCTTTTTTGATGCAATGTATGCGTAGGTTAATGATCTTGTGATCTTATTCCAATTACTGCAAACGTGTTTGTTATGTGGTTGTTGTCTTCATCTTTGGTTAAAGTATGCGGCAAAGATAAAATATTGTGGAAGGAATGGAATTTTTAACTCATTCATAGAGATTGTGCTTACATTGGgatttttttggataaataactaGTGTTTATGCATAAActatttctataataaaaaataaaataaagtcaaattgttttcatataaactataagttgttttcGTAGCTTATGTGAATAAGCTTAAAACAGTTTATAGACATGCCATAAGTTATTTTCATAAGTTCAATGAGACGGTCTCAAATAAACTAATCCAAACAGAACCTTAATGTGCTCAAAATGTGTTTAAGATTGAATATGAATGAACCACTTGTGAAGCTAGTGGAGTAATTGATGAAGCAAAATACTTCTCCTTCTTTCCTGAAGAATTACTTATATTAATTTGACATGTTGCAGATCATCATGGACCTCCAAAGGTGAACATTTGGCAGGAT
Protein-coding sequences here:
- the LOC101504412 gene encoding receptor-like protein kinase THESEUS 1, with the protein product MVIVKVKLVLVVVAVVIAFFINASFALYTPHDNYLIACGSSKSINFQDRVFVPDSQHSTLVLKTGNSIGVVANSNSSSSVPSPIYQSARIFTEKGSYRFEVQQGRHWVRLYFYPVSNSIHNLSSASITVVSDDFVLLRNFTFRNYSGGSYMFREYAINVTSDILTVTFIPSNGSVAFVNAIEVVSMPDDLFVDQALALNPTSPFNGLSELAFETVYRLNIGGTLLTAENDTLGRTWENDQKYLHVNSSVTNVSVSPSSIRYRPGVTPETAPNEVYASAEAMGDANVANSIFNITWVFIVDPDFSYFIRLHFCDIISNSMNNLVFNVFINTDIAIGSLDLSSMTNGLALPYYKDFVSNASSDNTLTVSVGPDTMADITNATMNGLEIMKISNGLKSLDGLSSVNSLLPSSSSNKNKIGIIVGSAAGAVVALALVGLCYCCIVRNKSKSPQHGHSWLPLPLYGNSQTMTKMSTTSQKSGASGISLASTNLGRFFTFQEILDATNKFDEKLLLGVGGFGRVYQGSLDDGTDVAVKRGNPRSEQGLAEFRTEIEMLSKLRHRHLVSLIGYCDERSEMILVYEYMANGPLRSHLYGTDLPPLSWKQRLEICIGAARGLHYLHTGASQSIIHRDVKTTNILLDDNFVAKVADFGLSKTGPALDQTHVSTAVKGSFGYLDPEYFRRQQLTEKSDVYSFGVVLMEVLCTRPALNPVLPREQVNIAEWAMNWQKKGMLDQIMDQHLVGKVNPASLKKFGETAEKCLAEYGVDRPSMGDVLWNLEYALQLQETSSALMEPEDNSTNHITGIQLTRLENFDNSVSMIDGSNSVTDDDAEDAATSAVFSQLVNPRGR
- the LOC101504102 gene encoding uncharacterized protein — its product is MSVLSNKCLMLVTLLFVFMLSCVMHINADTQTCTSRKSPCFLRKLPCPAQCPSKSPSNPKAKVCYLDCDSPVCKTQCKSRKPNCNGRGSACLDPRFVGADGIVFYFHGRRNEHFSLVSDVNLQINAHFIGLRPKGRPRDYTWIQALGVLLDSHNFSIEATPSAIWDDEDDHLKLTYDGKELVIPKGHLSSWQSQENQLRVERTSNKNSVIVTLPEVAEISINVVPVTKEDSRIHNYQIPNDDCFAHLDVQFKFYDLSYKVEGVLGRTYQPDFQNPAKPGVAMPVVGGEDKYRTSSLVSADCLACIFSPAKDYVQEGLEIVEYGKMDCTGGASSGNGIVCKR
- the LOC101503778 gene encoding uncharacterized protein, translating into MAAWTAAARQAINIGRLSSPKSASFVHRRGLAGSADHHGPPKVNIWQDPLSPSKWKEEHFVIASLSGWGLLIYGGYKLFSGGKDKKEEKVGESNKD